From the genome of Thermogutta terrifontis, one region includes:
- a CDS encoding cytochrome B6: MKRVAISVGIGVFGAIGVFLLCLRATALAESSQKKSSYSPVVIEEDFETIVKRKQAEKPKIREEHMRLLEERYDLSNRPVPGVTMSRGKPVQGGVRVKLPPGVNSWEELAAMSPEEIRKRGLYPKGFLPLPHPNHREGGMVFPQHHINEILKQEGRDLTRFDLDFDLPEHFLPEYPPAIYLTTRPDLGDVSQGKVVTLQNYFELFNGILNPKQLEGLRLLLTPFPQQQFNATDDRRSLKPSMGVTCFDCHVNGHTNGATHLVGDIRPQEFRHRLDTPSLRGVNIQRLFGSQRALKTVEDFTEFEQRAAYFDGDPVIATKKGVNVLERGSQVHFMAEFMAILDFPPAPKLNVFGLLDPEKATPLELRGQEVFFGKGRCATCHLPPYYTDNLMHNFRTERFFEPHMVNGHMMTGDGPIKTFPLRGLKDSPPYLHDGRLLTIEDTVEFHNLVLGTKLTKEEKEALTAFLRCL; encoded by the coding sequence ATGAAACGAGTGGCCATCTCTGTGGGAATCGGGGTATTCGGTGCGATAGGCGTTTTCCTGTTGTGTTTAAGGGCAACCGCTCTGGCGGAATCGTCTCAAAAGAAGAGCAGCTATTCGCCTGTTGTCATCGAAGAAGACTTCGAGACGATCGTCAAACGCAAACAGGCAGAAAAACCCAAGATCCGCGAAGAACACATGCGGCTTTTGGAAGAACGTTATGACCTGAGCAACCGTCCGGTGCCCGGTGTTACAATGTCCCGCGGAAAACCGGTGCAGGGTGGTGTACGGGTCAAGTTGCCGCCGGGAGTTAACTCCTGGGAAGAGCTGGCGGCCATGTCTCCGGAAGAAATCCGCAAACGCGGCCTGTATCCGAAGGGTTTCCTCCCGCTTCCGCATCCCAATCATCGGGAAGGTGGCATGGTCTTCCCGCAGCACCACATCAACGAAATTCTCAAGCAGGAAGGCCGGGACCTCACACGGTTTGATCTCGACTTTGATTTGCCGGAACACTTCCTGCCCGAGTATCCGCCGGCGATTTATTTGACAACGCGTCCCGATCTCGGAGACGTGTCTCAGGGCAAAGTGGTGACACTTCAGAACTACTTTGAGCTGTTCAACGGCATTCTCAATCCTAAACAGCTCGAAGGGTTGCGACTGCTCCTGACCCCCTTCCCGCAACAGCAGTTCAATGCGACCGACGACCGCAGGAGTCTCAAACCGAGCATGGGTGTCACATGTTTCGATTGCCATGTCAACGGGCACACGAATGGCGCCACGCATCTTGTCGGCGATATTCGCCCGCAGGAATTTCGGCACCGTCTGGACACGCCGTCTTTGCGGGGTGTGAACATTCAGCGGTTGTTTGGCTCGCAGCGGGCCCTTAAAACCGTGGAAGATTTCACGGAATTCGAACAGCGTGCCGCCTACTTCGATGGTGATCCAGTGATTGCCACCAAGAAAGGTGTCAACGTTCTGGAACGCGGAAGCCAGGTCCACTTCATGGCGGAATTCATGGCCATCCTGGACTTTCCGCCAGCGCCCAAGCTCAATGTCTTCGGGTTACTTGATCCGGAAAAAGCCACGCCTTTGGAACTGCGAGGACAGGAAGTATTCTTCGGCAAGGGACGCTGCGCCACCTGTCACCTGCCGCCCTACTACACGGACAACCTCATGCACAATTTCCGTACCGAGCGATTCTTTGAGCCGCATATGGTCAATGGCCACATGATGACCGGAGACGGACCGATCAAGACATTCCCGCTGCGAGGTCTGAAGGACTCGCCGCCGTATCTGCACGACGGTCGTCTCCTGACCATCGAGGATACGGTCGAATTCCACAATCTCGTGCTGGGCACAAAACTGACCAAGGAGGAGAAAGAGGCCTTGACGGCCTTTCTCCGATGCCTGTGA
- a CDS encoding CD225/dispanin family protein, whose translation MYCSKCGALNADNAVVCTQCGQLLQNYSAQQRVPPYPPPYAQAYPPPTYQHVPNYLPWAILVTLLCCLPFGIVAIVYSVQANSAAKSGNYAQAMENVKKASFWTWLSFGIGLAATLAYLFLVVLAQMAQGHGG comes from the coding sequence ATGTACTGTTCGAAATGTGGTGCCCTCAACGCCGATAATGCTGTTGTGTGCACGCAGTGCGGCCAGCTCCTGCAAAATTATTCAGCGCAGCAGCGGGTACCCCCTTATCCGCCGCCTTATGCCCAGGCCTATCCACCGCCCACCTACCAACATGTTCCCAATTATCTTCCGTGGGCCATCCTGGTGACCCTCTTGTGCTGTCTGCCATTTGGTATTGTGGCGATCGTCTATTCGGTGCAGGCAAACAGCGCGGCCAAGAGTGGCAATTATGCCCAGGCCATGGAAAATGTTAAAAAGGCCAGCTTCTGGACGTGGCTTTCCTTCGGAATCGGGCTTGCAGCAACGCTGGCTTATTTGTTTCTCGTCGTCCTTGCTCAGATGGCTCAGGGCCATGGGGGTTGA
- a CDS encoding DUF2752 domain-containing protein gives MGVEHHGGPFSFLPLPARVAVGFSVAGAGVFLLYHFDPAKSGLFPPCPFHYLTGMYCPGCGSLRATHALLHAQFLRAVDLNPLMVLMLPVVVLLFLRPNWFKQPWRGWGLLGLITAYWVLRNIPVFPFSLLAP, from the coding sequence ATGGGGGTTGAGCACCACGGCGGTCCGTTCTCATTTCTGCCATTGCCCGCGCGCGTTGCCGTCGGGTTTTCTGTTGCTGGGGCAGGAGTATTTCTCCTTTACCACTTCGACCCGGCGAAGAGTGGGCTCTTTCCACCGTGTCCTTTTCACTATCTCACCGGCATGTACTGTCCGGGATGCGGTTCGCTAAGAGCCACGCATGCCCTGCTCCATGCGCAGTTTCTTCGCGCTGTGGATCTCAACCCACTCATGGTACTTATGTTGCCCGTCGTGGTCCTTTTGTTCCTGCGGCCGAACTGGTTCAAACAACCGTGGCGGGGCTGGGGATTGCTGGGGCTCATCACAGCCTATTGGGTTCTGCGTAATATTCCAGTGTTTCCCTTTTCCCTGCTTGCGCCATGA
- a CDS encoding TolC family protein, with amino-acid sequence MFAPILRQPIGILRAKVPLGVFLPDCLRQVFVLTLFVLVVSSGCHRAAYRQQADSEVAALIQRGQVDPRWKLRKSSVYPQREARFYDPYCPDAEPMPPDDPVSHQLMHYVDGKKGWPHWHDNGDTFYVENPFWRAYLPRDERGIVVLDRARAVDIALVHSREYQRQLENLYLSALNVTAERFRFDVQFFGGHSTFFTADGPRRAGGPQSLLQLDTDAQATKLGATGAELLIGFANSLVWQYSGSDSYASASILNFSLVQPLLRAGGRHVVLESLTQAERNLLANIRQMAHYQRGFYLQIVTGTNPGTGPSPGGLSIGSLSPGVSPGRGGVLGLLQSQVQIRNQEQNVLGLEDSYEQLLAAHQADRIDRYQVDLALQSLYNAQSRLLSLRTAYQSQLDSFKLTLGLPPDLPVEISDNLLEQFDFIDPKLLNLQREATLLNRALRDPATPEPPDWLDRLRSIHDRVSRQVEIVRGDIDRLNKLLPERRARLREFYSKPVSGEETMEGLTQAEKAIADLDERARAINEDFQLLLEGKLPAARGERRVERRPMKDLLDEFKKFIDDPDGVANARIAELEKQVADVQARLQAAESDLSKLSEQMAHATAEEASALQSKYADARAQMQTLQSQLDSLQENLAQLKKAPKEQVALQILEPLLLQISDLSLVQARARLDCVMLTPVDITPEEALEIARENRLDWMNARAALVDQWRQIQIAANRLRSDLDVTFSGDLRTIGDNPFGFNSNTGELRVGFRFDAPFTRLLERNQYRTALINFQRARRDYMAFEDQIAQSLRDTLRNIRLGQNTFELRRSAVLVSIAQVDLARERLRAPPRPGETSQFGVNTARDLVQALSSLLDAENAFLGAWVDYEVQRMILDFQMGTMQLDERGQWIDPGPIRGQSALEGSPFQPEAAPANQPQTGVQPLPSMTHNPQNSTGESGSSQQVARANRQLQGEEGGLTALRAAMGNRQESDRLAQAPQGSAGPSTPMATSPNEVAPSSGKLSPAMERLRERLAAYRQNIPDTSSSSTSAQPPGDSSILSVQDRRAHSPPNHDESQLIQAMFGDGKDKLPEELLPPLQALLEMEEEGVATVQDESPAKLR; translated from the coding sequence ATGTTTGCACCCATCCTTCGTCAGCCAATTGGGATCTTGCGAGCGAAAGTCCCCCTGGGGGTGTTTCTTCCTGACTGCTTACGGCAGGTGTTTGTCCTTACGCTTTTCGTGCTGGTGGTAAGTTCGGGTTGCCATCGCGCGGCTTATCGGCAGCAGGCCGACAGCGAAGTGGCTGCGCTCATTCAGCGGGGTCAGGTGGACCCCCGGTGGAAGCTCCGCAAAAGTTCCGTCTATCCCCAGCGCGAGGCCCGATTTTATGATCCCTATTGTCCGGACGCCGAACCGATGCCGCCGGATGATCCGGTTTCTCATCAGCTCATGCACTATGTGGACGGAAAGAAGGGCTGGCCCCACTGGCATGACAATGGCGACACCTTTTACGTGGAAAACCCTTTCTGGCGGGCGTATCTGCCGCGCGATGAGCGCGGGATTGTGGTGCTCGATCGGGCCAGGGCCGTCGATATCGCCCTCGTCCATTCTCGGGAATATCAGCGGCAGCTTGAAAACCTGTATCTCTCGGCGTTGAACGTCACGGCGGAACGTTTTCGTTTCGACGTGCAGTTCTTCGGCGGGCATTCGACATTTTTCACCGCCGACGGTCCCCGGCGGGCGGGAGGACCGCAGAGCCTTCTCCAGCTCGACACCGACGCCCAGGCGACAAAACTGGGAGCAACCGGTGCGGAGTTGCTCATCGGTTTTGCCAACTCCCTGGTGTGGCAGTACTCCGGGAGCGACAGCTATGCGTCGGCTTCCATCCTGAATTTCTCCCTCGTGCAACCGTTGCTCCGTGCCGGAGGACGTCATGTCGTTTTGGAAAGCCTCACCCAGGCCGAACGCAATCTCCTGGCCAACATCCGCCAGATGGCCCACTATCAGCGCGGATTTTATTTGCAGATCGTCACCGGGACGAATCCCGGAACCGGCCCCAGCCCGGGAGGTCTTTCCATCGGGTCGCTTTCTCCGGGTGTGAGTCCCGGCCGGGGTGGTGTCCTCGGACTGCTCCAAAGCCAGGTCCAGATCCGCAATCAGGAACAGAACGTGCTGGGCTTGGAAGACAGCTACGAACAACTTCTGGCCGCCCACCAGGCCGACCGCATCGACCGCTATCAGGTGGACCTGGCCTTACAGTCCCTGTACAACGCACAGAGCCGACTTCTTTCCCTGCGAACAGCCTACCAGTCGCAACTGGACAGCTTCAAACTGACGCTCGGTTTGCCCCCGGATTTGCCCGTCGAAATCTCCGACAATCTCCTCGAACAGTTCGACTTCATCGATCCCAAATTGCTCAATTTGCAGCGCGAGGCGACGCTCCTGAATCGGGCCCTGAGAGACCCCGCAACGCCCGAGCCGCCAGATTGGCTTGATCGCCTGCGAAGCATCCACGACCGCGTGAGCCGGCAGGTGGAAATCGTGCGGGGAGATATCGACCGCCTCAACAAGCTGCTTCCCGAGCGACGCGCCCGACTGCGGGAATTCTATTCCAAACCCGTCTCGGGTGAGGAGACAATGGAAGGCCTCACGCAGGCCGAAAAAGCCATCGCCGATCTCGATGAGCGGGCTCGCGCCATCAATGAAGACTTCCAGCTACTCCTGGAAGGAAAACTGCCGGCTGCGCGGGGAGAACGGCGCGTGGAACGCCGTCCCATGAAGGATCTCCTCGATGAGTTCAAGAAATTCATCGACGACCCGGATGGGGTGGCCAATGCCAGGATCGCAGAACTGGAAAAGCAGGTGGCGGATGTCCAGGCCCGGCTTCAAGCAGCCGAAAGCGACCTGAGCAAGCTCTCCGAGCAGATGGCGCACGCGACTGCCGAGGAGGCGTCGGCCCTGCAAAGCAAATATGCCGACGCACGCGCTCAGATGCAGACCCTGCAATCGCAACTCGATTCCCTCCAGGAAAACCTGGCGCAACTGAAGAAGGCCCCCAAAGAGCAGGTCGCTTTGCAAATTCTGGAACCACTTCTCCTCCAGATCTCCGATCTCTCGCTTGTGCAGGCGAGGGCACGATTGGATTGTGTGATGCTCACCCCGGTCGATATCACACCCGAGGAAGCCCTGGAAATTGCCAGGGAAAATCGGCTCGACTGGATGAATGCCCGGGCTGCGCTGGTGGATCAATGGCGGCAGATTCAGATTGCGGCCAACCGGCTGCGCAGTGACCTGGACGTCACATTCAGTGGCGACCTGCGGACGATCGGTGATAATCCCTTCGGCTTCAACAGTAACACGGGCGAGTTGCGAGTCGGTTTCCGCTTTGATGCCCCCTTCACGCGCTTGCTGGAGCGCAACCAGTACCGGACAGCGCTCATCAATTTTCAGCGGGCGCGCCGCGACTACATGGCCTTCGAAGACCAGATCGCCCAGAGCCTCCGCGACACGCTGCGGAACATTCGGCTGGGGCAAAACACGTTCGAGCTGCGACGCTCGGCGGTGCTGGTGTCCATCGCCCAGGTGGACCTGGCGCGAGAACGTCTGCGGGCCCCTCCCCGACCCGGCGAAACTTCCCAATTCGGTGTGAACACCGCTCGCGACCTGGTCCAGGCGCTCTCCTCTCTGCTGGATGCCGAGAACGCCTTCCTCGGCGCCTGGGTGGATTACGAGGTGCAACGGATGATTCTCGACTTCCAGATGGGAACCATGCAACTGGATGAGCGCGGTCAGTGGATCGACCCCGGGCCGATCCGCGGACAGTCCGCCCTCGAGGGTTCACCCTTCCAACCCGAGGCGGCTCCCGCCAATCAACCGCAAACCGGCGTCCAGCCGCTTCCCTCCATGACGCACAACCCCCAGAACAGTACCGGTGAAAGTGGCAGTTCCCAGCAGGTGGCACGCGCAAATCGCCAATTGCAAGGCGAAGAAGGCGGCCTGACGGCCCTTCGCGCGGCCATGGGAAATCGACAGGAAAGCGACCGGCTGGCGCAGGCTCCGCAAGGTTCGGCCGGTCCATCGACTCCGATGGCGACCTCCCCGAACGAAGTCGCCCCTTCGTCGGGTAAACTTTCCCCGGCCATGGAGAGGCTTCGGGAACGGCTGGCCGCTTATCGCCAAAATATTCCCGACACTTCCTCTTCCTCCACCAGTGCCCAACCCCCGGGAGATTCCAGCATTTTGTCCGTGCAGGATCGCCGGGCTCATTCACCACCCAACCATGACGAATCCCAGTTGATTCAGGCTATGTTTGGGGATGGAAAAGACAAGCTGCCGGAGGAGCTTCTCCCTCCTCTCCAGGCTCTTCTGGAGATGGAAGAAGAGGGGGTGGCCACCGTCCAGGATGAGTCACCCGCGAAGTTGAGATAA
- a CDS encoding manganese efflux pump MntP family protein, producing the protein MDLLSIFGVALALAMDALAVSVAVGLRLAHVTARHTFRVSFHFGFFQFLMPVVGWLGGAQFASAIAGWDHWLVFALLGVLGGKMIWQALTGKVDSLTDDPTRGWSLVSLSVATSLDALAIGVSLAFLGESIWLAAVIIGLVAGILSLIGIRAGNRLGRHFSQWAEIAGGCVLLLVGLRILLTHLKFL; encoded by the coding sequence GTGGATCTGCTTTCGATATTTGGTGTGGCCCTGGCACTGGCGATGGACGCGCTGGCGGTGTCGGTGGCGGTGGGGCTGCGACTGGCCCACGTGACCGCCCGACATACCTTCCGCGTTTCCTTCCACTTTGGCTTTTTTCAGTTTCTCATGCCTGTGGTGGGATGGCTGGGGGGTGCCCAGTTTGCGTCTGCCATAGCGGGCTGGGATCACTGGTTGGTGTTCGCTCTGCTGGGTGTGCTGGGCGGGAAAATGATCTGGCAGGCCCTGACAGGAAAAGTGGATTCCCTGACGGACGATCCCACCCGCGGTTGGAGTCTTGTGAGCCTTTCTGTCGCCACCAGCCTGGATGCTCTGGCCATTGGCGTATCGCTGGCATTTTTGGGAGAATCAATCTGGCTGGCCGCCGTGATTATCGGCCTCGTCGCGGGGATATTGAGTCTCATTGGGATTCGGGCGGGAAACCGGCTGGGACGCCATTTTTCTCAATGGGCCGAGATCGCAGGTGGCTGCGTCCTCCTCCTGGTGGGACTGCGAATTCTTCTGACCCATCTGAAGTTTCTCTGA
- a CDS encoding YjhG/YagF family D-xylonate dehydratase, translated as MSEASHFGSFDVNAEDPLHSGDHIPEPLRIHSPGPEGELPFDDALLRYSPSGHLFGMSQDVGMGWAPEDTVRPRFVILSTLGGLRDSDGRPIALGYHTGHFELDDAVRQAAEEIKRCGGIPYAGYCSDPCDGRTQGTPGMFDSLPYRNDAAIIFRRLARSIPNAVGVLGVATCDKGLPAMMMALAGLGHLPSAIIPGGVMLPTSRGEDTAKVQSIGARYAQGEISLEYARDVACHSCASPGGGCQFLGTAATSQVVAEALGLTLPHAALAPSGQEIWRDLARRTARALMRMVNQKLTVRDILTEASAHNAMVVHAAFGGSTNLILHLPAVLFSAGLPRPTIEDWERINRRVPRLVDVLPNGPRNFPTLYVYLAGGVPEVMLHLRRLNLLRLDARTIAGKTWGEILEWWEHSPRRQRVREILRQQAGVDPDDVILSPEKAEAAGITSTTCFPRGNLAPGGSIVKSTAIDRQLLDAHGVYDRTLRARVFVSEADAVAAVKGQLGPPVQPGDVVVLIGRGPLGSGMEETYQLTSALRYLPWGREVAVLTDARFSGVSTGACIGWITPEALADGPIARVRDGDRIRIRIDTKRLEGSVDWVGDGEREYSPEEAAQVLARRSPHPQLRPDPRLSQDTQLWAILQAVSGGAWGGCVFDLDAIRRRLSG; from the coding sequence ATGTCGGAAGCATCCCATTTCGGTTCGTTTGACGTGAATGCTGAAGATCCCCTCCATTCCGGCGATCACATTCCGGAACCGCTCCGCATCCACAGTCCGGGACCGGAGGGAGAACTTCCCTTCGACGATGCCCTTCTCCGCTACAGCCCCAGCGGACATTTATTTGGAATGTCCCAGGACGTGGGAATGGGCTGGGCTCCCGAAGACACGGTCCGGCCACGCTTCGTCATTCTCAGTACGCTGGGTGGGCTGCGCGATTCCGACGGTCGTCCCATCGCATTGGGCTACCACACCGGGCATTTTGAGCTCGATGACGCGGTGCGCCAGGCTGCTGAAGAGATCAAACGGTGTGGCGGGATTCCTTACGCGGGATACTGTTCTGATCCCTGTGACGGCCGCACACAGGGTACTCCCGGCATGTTTGACAGCCTTCCCTACCGCAACGACGCGGCCATCATTTTTCGCCGCCTTGCCCGGTCTATTCCCAACGCGGTGGGCGTCCTGGGCGTGGCCACGTGTGATAAAGGCCTTCCCGCCATGATGATGGCACTGGCGGGCCTGGGGCATCTTCCCTCGGCCATCATTCCCGGGGGCGTCATGCTGCCCACCTCACGCGGCGAGGACACGGCCAAGGTTCAATCCATCGGCGCCCGGTATGCGCAGGGGGAAATCAGCCTGGAGTACGCGAGAGACGTGGCGTGCCATTCGTGTGCATCGCCCGGTGGAGGATGTCAGTTTCTTGGCACCGCCGCCACTTCTCAGGTTGTGGCGGAGGCCCTCGGCCTGACTTTGCCCCACGCCGCGCTGGCACCGTCGGGTCAGGAAATCTGGCGTGATCTTGCGCGACGAACGGCGCGGGCCCTCATGCGGATGGTCAACCAAAAGCTCACGGTTCGCGATATCCTCACCGAAGCCTCCGCCCACAATGCCATGGTGGTTCATGCGGCCTTCGGTGGCTCGACCAATCTCATCCTCCATCTGCCCGCCGTTCTCTTTTCCGCGGGGTTGCCCCGGCCGACGATTGAGGACTGGGAACGCATCAACCGCCGGGTGCCGCGGCTGGTGGACGTGCTGCCCAATGGCCCGCGAAATTTCCCCACCCTTTACGTCTACCTGGCCGGCGGTGTCCCGGAGGTCATGCTTCACCTGCGGCGACTCAACTTGCTCCGTCTTGACGCGCGGACCATCGCCGGCAAAACCTGGGGTGAAATTTTGGAGTGGTGGGAACACTCACCGCGGAGGCAGCGGGTGAGGGAAATCCTCCGCCAGCAGGCCGGAGTCGATCCTGACGATGTGATCCTTTCTCCCGAAAAAGCCGAGGCGGCGGGCATCACAAGCACCACGTGCTTTCCACGCGGAAACCTTGCCCCCGGCGGCTCGATCGTCAAGAGTACGGCGATTGATCGGCAACTGCTTGATGCGCATGGCGTTTACGATCGCACTTTGCGTGCCCGGGTGTTTGTCAGTGAGGCCGATGCCGTTGCGGCGGTGAAGGGGCAGCTTGGTCCGCCGGTTCAGCCCGGGGATGTGGTGGTGCTTATCGGGCGGGGGCCACTTGGCTCCGGGATGGAAGAGACATATCAGCTCACGTCGGCCCTGCGGTATTTACCCTGGGGGCGAGAGGTGGCCGTGCTCACCGACGCTCGATTCTCCGGTGTCAGTACGGGGGCGTGCATCGGGTGGATCACGCCGGAAGCGCTGGCCGACGGGCCCATTGCCCGGGTTCGCGACGGCGATCGGATCCGCATCCGAATAGATACAAAACGTCTGGAAGGTTCCGTGGATTGGGTGGGCGACGGCGAGCGGGAGTATTCTCCGGAGGAAGCCGCCCAAGTCCTCGCCCGGCGGTCGCCTCATCCGCAGCTCCGGCCTGATCCGCGGCTCTCCCAAGACACCCAACTGTGGGCGATCCTCCAGGCGGTCAGCGGCGGCGCATGGGGTGGATGTGTGTTTGACCTGGATGCCATCCGGCGTCGGCTGAGCGGTTGA
- a CDS encoding RsmE family RNA methyltransferase produces the protein MAERFYCPTVTGERAVLEGSEAHHLIHVMRAAAGDHVIVFDGQGHEYLCKVEKISRRDATLKVLERRTVERELPFSLTVAAPLPKGDRQRVLLEKLTELGVTRFVPLVTERTVVRPEKDVVARLTRIVIEASKQCGRNRLMMVAEPESWSSFLEAVDPTAAKYLAHPVESGERERLEAFQKGTLLADKKQESVPIVIAVGPEGGFTDAEVEAARTRGWHLLDLGPRILRVETAAIALAALFGTSHQVTRWA, from the coding sequence ATGGCCGAGCGATTTTACTGCCCCACAGTCACCGGAGAACGTGCCGTCCTGGAGGGATCAGAAGCGCACCACCTCATCCACGTGATGCGGGCGGCGGCGGGCGATCACGTCATCGTTTTTGACGGTCAGGGACATGAGTACCTCTGCAAGGTGGAGAAAATAAGCAGGCGCGACGCGACTCTCAAAGTTCTGGAGCGACGTACCGTCGAGCGGGAACTCCCGTTCTCACTGACGGTGGCCGCTCCTTTGCCTAAGGGGGACCGGCAGCGGGTGCTTTTGGAAAAGCTCACCGAGTTGGGCGTGACAAGGTTTGTGCCGCTAGTCACCGAGCGCACAGTGGTTCGGCCGGAGAAAGACGTGGTGGCCCGACTGACCCGCATTGTTATCGAGGCCAGCAAACAATGCGGTCGCAACCGCTTGATGATGGTAGCCGAACCTGAGTCGTGGTCGTCGTTTCTGGAGGCGGTGGACCCGACCGCCGCGAAGTACCTGGCTCATCCGGTGGAATCTGGAGAGCGCGAGCGCCTCGAAGCATTTCAGAAAGGGACACTTTTGGCTGACAAAAAACAGGAAAGCGTGCCGATTGTGATCGCGGTGGGGCCAGAAGGGGGATTCACTGATGCCGAAGTGGAGGCCGCCCGCACCCGAGGCTGGCACCTGTTGGATTTGGGGCCGCGGATCCTGCGGGTGGAGACCGCTGCGATCGCCCTGGCCGCTTTGTTCGGTACAAGCCACCAGGTCACACGCTGGGCGTGA
- a CDS encoding ExeA family protein: MSGPKTRTGIAARYLAYWGFSFPPFGPDWVQDRFFQTATAEEALARVEFAVTRGYAAVLVSGPAGVGKSWFLRWMIEQWRSPRALGIYLSALGRSREIWLEELAVQLGVTRPPGPPGRLWRVISQHILAACLSDQPCVLAVDDASLAEPSLIHILWALTQLTARGRHPTLVLAGRWENHLLSRGHFADWIDLRIPLEPWSEEDVIGFLCCRLENAGRKPDEVFTPEAREAIARLTGGVPRDVNRLAEWCLVAAAGANVRPVDGEFVKEVYDEFYRHLDTEWETSKSVSAAP, from the coding sequence ATGAGCGGTCCTAAAACTCGGACCGGTATAGCCGCACGCTATCTGGCCTATTGGGGATTTAGCTTTCCCCCGTTTGGCCCGGATTGGGTGCAAGACCGCTTTTTTCAGACGGCCACCGCTGAAGAGGCACTCGCCCGAGTCGAGTTTGCCGTCACCCGCGGTTATGCGGCGGTTCTGGTTTCCGGCCCGGCGGGCGTCGGCAAAAGTTGGTTTCTGCGGTGGATGATCGAACAGTGGAGGAGCCCCCGGGCACTGGGGATTTATCTTTCCGCTTTGGGCCGTTCTCGGGAAATCTGGCTAGAGGAACTTGCCGTTCAACTGGGTGTCACCCGGCCACCCGGTCCGCCCGGCCGATTGTGGCGAGTGATCTCACAGCACATTCTTGCTGCATGCCTATCGGACCAGCCGTGCGTTCTGGCAGTGGATGATGCGTCTCTGGCGGAGCCGTCGCTCATCCACATCTTGTGGGCACTGACCCAGCTCACAGCCAGGGGGCGCCATCCCACCCTGGTGCTGGCCGGTCGATGGGAAAACCATCTTTTAAGCAGGGGGCACTTCGCCGACTGGATCGACCTGCGGATTCCGCTTGAACCGTGGTCCGAGGAGGACGTGATTGGATTCTTGTGCTGCCGACTTGAGAATGCGGGGCGAAAGCCAGACGAGGTGTTCACACCAGAGGCGAGGGAGGCCATCGCGCGCCTGACGGGGGGCGTTCCGCGGGATGTCAACCGACTGGCGGAGTGGTGCCTGGTAGCCGCCGCGGGAGCCAACGTCCGTCCCGTCGATGGGGAATTCGTGAAGGAGGTTTACGACGAATTCTACCGCCATCTGGACACCGAATGGGAAACGAGTAAAAGCGTCTCTGCAGCGCCGTGA
- a CDS encoding metalloprotease, with product MNSFQPRETPYDLYFTLAGIPVRVHPFFWVMAAFLGISSGDLFTLVGWVLAVFVAVLVHELGHALTMRAFGYYPRITLYGLGGYTEYGMRDAFVRPPRALGRILILAAGPGTGFLLAAVLAAVLLALGRPVAAFVGWPIGLYVVTNLGHPWMTDFVNSLFFVTVGWGILNLLPVLPLDGGQILREVLGLRDPSWGTFRAAQVSFLVGAGIAFWAALSSNFFLAVLFGYFAYMNYQLLRGPSLW from the coding sequence GTGAATTCCTTTCAACCTCGTGAAACACCCTACGACCTGTACTTTACGCTTGCAGGAATCCCGGTCCGGGTTCATCCGTTCTTTTGGGTGATGGCGGCCTTCCTGGGAATTAGTTCGGGCGACCTTTTCACTTTGGTCGGCTGGGTCCTGGCGGTCTTTGTGGCGGTGCTCGTCCACGAACTGGGTCATGCCCTGACGATGCGGGCTTTTGGATATTATCCCCGCATCACGCTTTACGGCCTGGGTGGATACACCGAGTACGGAATGCGGGACGCGTTTGTCCGCCCGCCCCGGGCCCTGGGACGAATTCTCATTCTGGCGGCCGGTCCTGGCACGGGTTTCCTTCTCGCGGCGGTGCTGGCAGCCGTGCTTTTGGCGCTGGGGCGACCGGTGGCCGCGTTTGTCGGCTGGCCAATCGGCCTGTACGTCGTCACCAATCTGGGTCATCCCTGGATGACCGACTTCGTGAATTCCCTGTTTTTTGTGACGGTGGGCTGGGGGATTCTCAACCTCCTTCCGGTGCTTCCCCTCGACGGCGGCCAAATCCTCCGCGAGGTTCTCGGTCTCCGTGATCCAAGTTGGGGAACATTTCGCGCCGCCCAGGTTTCTTTTCTGGTCGGGGCCGGCATCGCGTTTTGGGCCGCTCTCTCCAGCAACTTTTTCCTGGCCGTCCTCTTCGGTTATTTCGCCTACATGAATTATCAGTTGCTCCGCGGCCCGAGCCTGTGGTGA